From the Lampris incognitus isolate fLamInc1 chromosome 10, fLamInc1.hap2, whole genome shotgun sequence genome, one window contains:
- the LOC130120084 gene encoding phosducin-like protein, protein MTTLDDKVLGEKLQYYYSSSEDEGSDNEDEDGESKSIRNPDVLEPEIDYSPDGSAVNTGPKGVINDWRKYKQLEVEQRQEQKKEMERLIKKLSMTCRSDLDLQKDKEKQKDIQDKIKGKMTLQEYSMLQEEEDDEDFLQHYRMQRIEEMRRQLCRGKRFEQVYELNSGEEFLEALDKEDKSTVVMIHIYEPDVPGCEAMSGSLLCLAQEYPLVTFCSVRSSAISTSALFRGSALPALLVYKGGDLIGNFVRVTDQLGEDFFAVDLEALLQDYGLLPDKPVLIPKTICNGAIIQHTHSDEDSDLDID, encoded by the coding sequence ATGACAACTCTGGATGACAAGGTTCTTGGAGAGAAGCTGCAGTACTACTATAGCAGCAGTGAGGATGAAGGCAGTGACAATGAGGATGAAGATGGAGAATCCAAAAGCATTCGCAATCCTGATGTCTTGGAGCCTGAGATAGACTATAGCCCGGATGGAAGTGCTGTCAACACAGGACCAAAGGGTGTGATCAACGACTGGAGGAAGTACAAGCAGCTGGAGGTGGAGCAGAGGCAGGAGcaaaagaaagagatggaaaggTTGATCAAGAAGCTGTCCATGACCTGCCGCTCAGACCTGGACTTGCAGAAGGATAAGGAGAAACAGAAAGACATACAGGATAAGATAAAAGGCAAAATGACGTTACAGGAATACAGCATGctccaggaggaggaggatgatgaggatTTCCTCCAGCACTACCGCATGCAGCGCATTGAAGAGATGCGGCGCCAGCTGTGTCGTGGCAAGCGGTTTGAGCAGGTCTATGAGCTGAACAGTGGAGAGGAGTTCCTTGAGGCCCTGGATAAGGAGGACAAAAGCACTGTGGTCATGATCCACATCTATGAGCCCGATGTCCCAGGTTGTGAGGCAATGAGTGGCAGCCTTCTGTGTCTAGCCCAGGAATACCCACTGGTCACATTTTGCAGCGTACGTAGCTCCGCAATAAGCACCAGCGCATTGTTCAGAGGTAGCGCTCTGCCAGCCCTActggtttataaaggtggggacctGATTGGTAATTTTGTGCGGGTCACAGACCAGCTAGGGGAAGACTTCTTTGCTGTTGATCTGGAGGCCCTGCTGCAAGACTATGGCCTTCTGCCAGATAAACCTGTCCTCATCCCAAAGACAATTTGCAATGGAGCAATCATACAGCACACTCACAGTGATGAGGACTCTGATCTCGATATAGACTAG